The Methanomicrobia archaeon region AGAAAACCGAAAGGCTTTTATACGTGGCACAAGTTTCATATAAATCACCCGTGCCACCGGTGCGCTGGCGGAGGGGCGTTGGAGGGCGGGGCGAAAAGCTGATGCCCATAATAGAACAGTTTCCTGTACTCGTAGTGGGGATCTCGCTGCTGGCTGCTTTCACTATTCTAGTTGCCGGCTGGATCACTAAGAAAGCATGCTTCGTTATTTCGGCCGCTACCATTTTCGTTCAGTTCGTCATGTCACTTTTCATCCTCAATCATGTCCTTACGGTAGGAACCATACAGTACTGGCTCGGCGGGTGGATGCCTCCCTGGGGTATAGAATATGTTGTAGATGCGCTCAATGCCTATATATTGGTCATACTGCTCTTCTTAGCATTGCTCTGTGTGTTGTATTCAAAGCGGAACATCGAGCATGAACTGCCGCACAAAATCGTTCCTTATTATGCCGTTTATCAACTGCTCATTACCGGGCTCTGCGGTGTAACCGTGACCGGCGATATATTTAACCTGTATGTTTTTGTCGAGATCTTCTCCTTAGCTGCGTATGCGTTAATCGCGTCTCGGGGTAAAATAGCGCTGAAGGCAAGCTTTACCTATCTCATTATGGGGGCTATCGGTGCATGCTTCGTCTTGTTAGGCATCGGCTTTCTCTATTCGGTAACGGGTACCCTGAATATGCACGATCTCTCGCTGTTATTACCACCGTTATATGGGAATAGAGTAGTGCAAGCGGCGTTCGTCTTCATATTCGTTGGCCTGGGCATCAAGATGGCCCTCTTCCCGCTTCATACCTGGTTGCCCGATGCCCACGCCTTCGCGCCCGCCGAGATCAGCGCCCTGCTATCCGGTATCATCATCGAGGTCTCGACCTATGCATTTATCAGGATCACCTTCTCCGTCTTCACGCTGGACTTCGTCACCATGTACCTGCCGATCACCACACTCATCTCCTGGGTGGCAGCGATCGCTATGATCTACGGGTCGGTCCTCGCGATCGC contains the following coding sequences:
- a CDS encoding monovalent cation/H+ antiporter subunit D family protein → MPIIEQFPVLVVGISLLAAFTILVAGWITKKACFVISAATIFVQFVMSLFILNHVLTVGTIQYWLGGWMPPWGIEYVVDALNAYILVILLFLALLCVLYSKRNIEHELPHKIVPYYAVYQLLITGLCGVTVTGDIFNLYVFVEIFSLAAYALIASRGKIALKASFTYLIMGAIGACFVLLGIGFLYSVTGTLNMHDLSLLLPPLYGNRVVQAAFVFIFVGLGIKMALFPLHTWLPDAHAFAPAEISALLSGIIIEVSTYAFIRITFSVFTLDFVTMYLPITTLISWVAAIAMIYGSVLAIAQYNLKRMLAYSSVANMGYIMLGVGLCTSTTLGLTPAMMHILNHALMKACMFLAAGAFIYKFDLWEITDFRGLGRKMPYTSIAFILAALAMIGMPPSVGFVSKVYLAIACLEAGQFPFIALIFFSTLLMVFYFWRVIEYMYIRVGEEEEKEVEIQEIPRSMLVPVVVLALLCFIMGVIWILGIPFPVMDAINATSGLGVIP